Proteins from a single region of Candidatus Methylacidiphilales bacterium:
- a CDS encoding VPGUxxT family thioredoxin-like (seleno)protein, type 2, which produces MNMMNKRVKSLMMILGSLGYVLCLGGVSAEEAARPEAVGKVAWLRDLPRALALSKKTGKPVFLLFQEVPGCAGCRQFGRDVLSDPEVVRAVEQHFVPLLIPNNQPGGDAEVLRRYDEPSWNYQVVRFIDAEGRDLIPRKDRVWTTPELATRMVASLEKAGRDADDGLRRLAGLRLSGKAGKTEKATPDRGRERVAFAQACFWTGEMRLGQIEGVVRTEAGFFQGREVTLVEYQPDAISLGDLVREALARQCAESIFVASESQKKAALEAAEGRSVGLLDASYLRAPESDQKKQIQGTSAEGRVLTADQATKVNAFIRSDPARAAAYLPIK; this is translated from the coding sequence ATGAACATGATGAACAAGAGGGTGAAAAGCCTGATGATGATTCTGGGATCGCTTGGGTATGTCCTTTGCCTGGGCGGCGTGTCCGCCGAGGAAGCGGCCCGGCCGGAGGCCGTGGGCAAAGTGGCCTGGTTGCGTGATCTGCCCCGGGCGCTGGCATTGTCGAAAAAAACGGGCAAACCGGTTTTCTTGCTTTTCCAGGAAGTGCCGGGTTGCGCCGGTTGCCGGCAATTCGGACGCGATGTGTTGTCCGACCCCGAAGTGGTGCGGGCGGTGGAGCAGCATTTTGTCCCCCTGCTCATCCCCAACAACCAACCGGGAGGGGATGCCGAGGTGTTGCGCCGATACGACGAGCCTTCGTGGAACTACCAAGTGGTGAGGTTCATCGACGCGGAGGGCCGCGATCTCATCCCGCGCAAGGACCGGGTCTGGACCACGCCCGAACTGGCGACGCGGATGGTGGCCAGCCTGGAAAAAGCGGGCCGGGATGCGGATGACGGGCTGCGACGCCTGGCCGGGCTGCGTTTGTCTGGGAAAGCAGGAAAAACAGAAAAAGCGACCCCAGATCGCGGTAGGGAACGCGTGGCCTTCGCCCAAGCCTGTTTCTGGACCGGAGAGATGCGCCTGGGACAGATTGAAGGAGTGGTGCGCACCGAAGCGGGTTTTTTCCAGGGACGGGAAGTGACCCTGGTTGAGTACCAGCCGGATGCGATTTCCTTGGGCGATTTGGTTCGTGAGGCCTTGGCACGCCAGTGTGCCGAAAGCATCTTTGTGGCATCGGAGTCGCAAAAAAAAGCGGCCCTGGAAGCTGCGGAAGGGCGGTCAGTGGGACTTCTCGATGCCAGTTACCTGCGCGCTCCGGAGAGCGACCAAAAAAAACAAATCCAGGGAACGTCTGCGGAGGGGAGGGTTCTCACAGCCGATCAGGCGACCAAGGTCAATGCCTTCATCCGCAGCGATCCGGCACGGGCTGCTGCCTATCTTCCCATCAAATGA
- a CDS encoding nuclear transport factor 2 family protein — translation MMSPRPPLPPFTEETARLKVQAAEDAWNSRDPRRVSLAYTEDTEWRNRDQFLNGRAAVVAFLRVKWERELDYRLKKELWAFHGHRIAVRFEYEFHDATGQWFRSYGNENWEFDDLGYMKRRFASINDLRIDEGERKFRWERAL, via the coding sequence ATGATGAGCCCACGCCCTCCTCTCCCCCCGTTCACCGAAGAAACGGCACGACTCAAGGTCCAGGCTGCCGAGGATGCCTGGAACTCCCGCGATCCCCGGAGGGTCTCCCTGGCCTACACCGAGGACACGGAATGGCGCAACCGCGACCAATTCCTCAACGGCCGAGCCGCCGTGGTGGCATTCCTCCGAGTAAAATGGGAACGGGAACTCGACTACCGGCTCAAAAAAGAACTCTGGGCCTTCCACGGCCACCGCATTGCCGTGCGATTTGAATACGAATTCCATGACGCGACCGGCCAATGGTTCCGGTCTTACGGAAACGAAAACTGGGAGTTCGACGATCTCGGCTACATGAAGCGCCGCTTCGCCAGCATCAACGATCTCCGCATAGATGAAGGCGAACGGAAATTCCGCTGGGAACGTGCCCTGTGA
- a CDS encoding FAD-linked oxidase C-terminal domain-containing protein, whose product MKTPWLPKLRKLFGRRILQTDPETLAAHAGDAWHASHPPEAVALPSTTAEVSRLLTFCHRHRIPVTARGAGRGYVGSCVPVRGGVALSLARMNRIREISREDFVAVVEPGVITGELQRRVEARGLFYPPDPASLNESTIGGNIATNAGGPRCVKYGVTRNYVMGLEIVLADGTVVTTGGRTHKNKLGFNLTDLFTGSEGMLGITTLATLRLIPLPPARAVVVGTFPHARAAAAAVQAVLARGFLPSAMEVADAFTLASARKYSPGTPPGNAFLLLEVDGQSASVRGESRDLAVILESCGALRVFRATTTAAQDRLWGMRRDFSYSLKATGLHKINQDIVVPRGKLVQVFKLSEQLKKKYRVETSAFGHAGDGNIHVNLMFAKGEEHAPRVRLAQDELFRRVLEMGGTITGEHGTGLARKPWWNLATTAGSRKLHQLVKQALDPLNILNPGKFLG is encoded by the coding sequence TTGAAAACACCTTGGCTTCCCAAACTCCGGAAACTCTTCGGCCGGCGCATCCTCCAGACCGACCCGGAGACGTTGGCCGCCCATGCGGGTGATGCCTGGCACGCCAGCCACCCCCCGGAGGCTGTGGCCCTTCCCTCCACCACCGCCGAAGTTTCACGCCTCCTCACCTTCTGCCACCGCCATCGCATACCCGTCACCGCACGCGGTGCCGGCCGCGGCTATGTCGGCAGCTGCGTCCCGGTGCGTGGCGGCGTCGCCCTTTCGCTCGCCCGGATGAACCGCATCCGGGAAATCTCCCGTGAGGATTTCGTTGCCGTGGTCGAACCCGGTGTCATCACCGGCGAACTCCAACGCAGGGTGGAAGCGCGCGGTCTCTTCTATCCACCCGATCCGGCCAGCCTCAACGAGAGCACGATCGGCGGCAACATCGCCACCAACGCAGGTGGGCCCCGTTGCGTCAAATACGGCGTCACCCGCAACTACGTGATGGGCCTGGAAATCGTCCTCGCCGACGGGACGGTCGTCACCACCGGCGGGCGCACCCATAAGAACAAACTCGGCTTCAATCTCACCGACCTCTTCACCGGGTCGGAAGGCATGCTCGGCATCACCACCCTCGCCACCCTTCGCCTCATCCCCCTGCCCCCGGCCCGTGCCGTCGTCGTGGGCACCTTCCCCCATGCCAGAGCCGCCGCCGCCGCCGTGCAGGCCGTCCTGGCCCGCGGCTTCCTCCCTTCGGCCATGGAGGTCGCCGATGCCTTCACCCTCGCGTCCGCGCGGAAATACAGCCCCGGCACCCCGCCCGGTAATGCCTTCCTCCTGCTGGAGGTCGACGGCCAATCTGCTTCGGTCCGCGGTGAATCCCGCGACCTGGCGGTGATTCTGGAATCCTGCGGGGCGCTCCGTGTTTTCCGCGCCACCACCACCGCAGCCCAGGACCGTCTCTGGGGTATGCGACGTGATTTCTCCTACAGCCTCAAAGCCACCGGGCTGCACAAGATCAACCAGGACATCGTTGTCCCCCGGGGCAAACTCGTCCAAGTCTTCAAACTCTCCGAACAATTGAAAAAGAAGTACCGGGTCGAGACTTCGGCCTTTGGTCATGCCGGTGACGGCAACATCCACGTCAACCTCATGTTCGCCAAGGGGGAGGAACATGCCCCCCGGGTGCGACTGGCCCAGGATGAATTGTTCCGACGTGTGCTGGAGATGGGTGGAACCATCACCGGCGAACATGGTACCGGATTGGCCCGCAAACCTTGGTGGAACCTGGCCACCACCGCTGGAAGCCGGAAACTCCACCAATTGGTCAAACAGGCCCTCGACCCGCTGAACATCCTCAATCCCGGCAAGTTTCTCGGCTGA
- the smpB gene encoding SsrA-binding protein SmpB, with product MSGLEVQNRKAGRDYAVLETLEAGIELQGTEVKSLRTSQASLDEAFARIENGQMWLHQFHIAPYEKGNRENHEPKRLRRLLVHKSEIRRLHEEVATAGKTLIPLKGYFNDKQRFKILLGLCKGKNARDKRQDVKKRDTDREIRQTLQRRR from the coding sequence ATGAGCGGCCTGGAAGTCCAAAACCGCAAGGCCGGGCGCGATTACGCCGTCCTGGAAACCCTCGAGGCTGGCATCGAACTCCAGGGCACCGAGGTCAAATCCCTCCGCACCAGCCAGGCCAGTCTCGACGAAGCCTTCGCCCGCATCGAAAACGGCCAGATGTGGCTGCACCAGTTCCACATCGCTCCCTACGAAAAGGGCAACCGGGAAAACCACGAGCCCAAGCGCCTGCGCCGACTCCTCGTCCACAAATCGGAAATCCGCCGCCTGCATGAGGAAGTCGCCACCGCCGGAAAAACCCTGATCCCGCTCAAGGGCTATTTCAACGACAAGCAGCGTTTCAAGATCCTCCTCGGCCTCTGCAAGGGCAAGAACGCCCGCGACAAGCGCCAGGACGTCAAGAAGCGCGACACCGACCGGGAAATCCGTCAAACCCTCCAGAGACGGCGGTGA
- a CDS encoding DNA-directed RNA polymerase subunit omega, translating into MKQQLVTDALSKIENPQILINMVSKRVRQLGQGFRPLIPVSPRMTFMDVALKEIADGKLSYRPLDEEPAAAD; encoded by the coding sequence ATGAAGCAGCAATTGGTCACCGACGCCCTCTCCAAAATCGAAAACCCGCAGATCCTCATCAACATGGTCTCCAAGCGGGTCCGCCAATTGGGCCAGGGCTTCCGCCCACTCATCCCCGTCAGCCCCCGCATGACCTTCATGGATGTCGCCCTGAAGGAAATCGCCGACGGCAAGCTCAGCTACCGCCCCCTCGACGAGGAACCGGCCGCGGCGGATTGA
- a CDS encoding DUF192 domain-containing protein: MVASSSYKWPSALRQAVLAVILVLGLAACGSPSQPSSQAATTPLRTIDLTIVDQTLKTELALTPPEQEHGLMDRDSLPGDHAMLFVFDRPRRASFWMRNTRIPLSIAYLDARGAIVEIYDMQPFDETPIPSLSAEICYALEVNQGWFRRHRITPGDIVKGLEKIPSSPQ; the protein is encoded by the coding sequence ATGGTTGCCTCATCGTCGTACAAGTGGCCCTCCGCACTTCGGCAAGCGGTCCTGGCGGTCATTCTTGTTCTGGGCCTGGCCGCCTGCGGCTCTCCGTCCCAACCTTCATCCCAGGCTGCGACCACGCCCCTGCGCACCATCGACTTGACCATCGTCGACCAAACCCTGAAAACCGAATTGGCTCTCACGCCCCCCGAGCAAGAACATGGCCTGATGGACCGCGACTCCCTTCCCGGCGACCATGCCATGCTGTTCGTCTTTGACAGACCGCGCCGGGCCTCGTTCTGGATGCGCAACACCCGCATCCCCTTGAGCATCGCCTACCTCGACGCCCGGGGAGCCATCGTGGAAATCTATGACATGCAACCTTTCGACGAAACCCCGATCCCCAGTCTGAGTGCCGAGATTTGTTACGCCCTTGAGGTCAACCAGGGCTGGTTCCGCCGTCACCGCATCACGCCGGGCGATATCGTCAAGGGGCTGGAAAAAATACCCTCCTCCCCCCAATAA
- a CDS encoding alpha/beta hydrolase, whose protein sequence is MNKNPFILVLALLGIILAQPSGLSALPVVKYHTAKVDNLNLFYREAGDPSRPTVVLLHGFPSSSHMYRNLIPLLAEKYHVIAPDYPGFGQSDQPSVDAFAYTFDHLAEVTDHLLDSLKIARYSIYIQDYGSPVGFRLFTKHPERITAIISQNGNAYSEGLSPFWAENLEPYWKDRNATTEAKVRGLLTAATTRFQYSAGYRDAKHISPDAWTHDQSILDRPGNAEIQLALFYDYRNNLKQYEKWHAALRKAQPPVLAVWGKNDPIFAPAGALAFKRDVPDAEIHLLDTGHFALEEDGAVIADHILGFLQRKVQ, encoded by the coding sequence ATGAACAAAAATCCCTTTATCCTGGTCCTGGCCCTGCTGGGCATCATCCTCGCCCAACCCTCCGGACTTTCAGCCTTGCCTGTGGTCAAGTATCACACGGCCAAGGTCGACAACCTCAACCTGTTCTACCGCGAGGCGGGTGATCCCTCCCGCCCCACCGTGGTGCTCTTGCACGGGTTCCCCTCCTCCTCGCATATGTACCGCAATCTCATTCCGCTGCTGGCGGAAAAATACCACGTCATCGCCCCGGATTACCCGGGCTTTGGCCAGTCCGACCAGCCCTCCGTGGATGCGTTTGCCTACACCTTCGACCATTTGGCCGAAGTGACCGACCACCTCCTCGATTCGCTGAAGATCGCCCGCTACAGCATCTACATCCAGGACTACGGCTCTCCAGTCGGCTTCCGCTTGTTCACCAAACATCCGGAACGCATCACGGCCATCATCAGCCAGAATGGCAACGCCTACAGCGAAGGCCTGAGTCCCTTTTGGGCGGAGAATCTGGAACCCTATTGGAAAGACCGCAATGCCACCACCGAGGCCAAGGTCAGGGGCCTGCTCACAGCGGCCACCACGCGGTTCCAATACAGCGCCGGTTACCGCGACGCCAAGCACATCAGCCCCGATGCCTGGACCCATGACCAGTCGATCCTAGATCGTCCGGGAAACGCCGAAATCCAACTCGCATTGTTCTACGACTACCGGAACAACCTGAAGCAATACGAAAAGTGGCATGCGGCTCTCCGGAAAGCCCAACCCCCGGTGCTCGCGGTCTGGGGCAAAAACGACCCCATCTTCGCCCCGGCGGGAGCCCTGGCCTTCAAACGGGATGTGCCCGACGCCGAAATCCACCTCCTCGACACCGGCCACTTCGCCCTCGAGGAAGATGGCGCAGTAATCGCGGACCACATCCTGGGTTTTCTCCAGCGAAAAGTACAATAA
- a CDS encoding cryptochrome/photolyase family protein: protein MDAYWILGDQLQHDHPALKLARPDDLFVFIESKARGGHLRYHTHKLVLIYSAMRHLAAEWKKSGRKVCYHALGEGPSSDYLGAWKEILARHHLQAIHVMEPSEWTMDQALAPLARKLGLPIHRIPTNQFLTKRSDFAAWAGGRKHLLMADHYRRQRERLGILLDQDGGPEGGSWSFDADNRETFGAFDKSAPPVPPLPAIRPDAVTRTVMEQVAAHFPGHPGDPATFWLPVTRRESLAWLDDFIQRRLSSFGPFEDTMASGQPHLFHSVLTPMLNTGLLRPMECIERAVAAWRSGKAPIASVEGFVRQIVGWREFINGVYWLHMPGYASNNALEASRPLPDWLEKGQSPMNCVGECVNQARATGYNHHIQRLMVLGNFFLLGGYDPQAVLRWYMEMYVDAYDWVMQPNVLGMVLYADGGRFATKPYAAGSGYIQRMSDYCRNCRFDPKLRSGPKACPFNILYWNFFDRHETRFASNPRVAMIVNTLRKKSAAERKAIRTEAASILNGWNITESTPADRLQKLDRNRKRT, encoded by the coding sequence ATGGACGCCTATTGGATACTCGGAGACCAACTCCAGCACGACCACCCGGCCCTGAAACTGGCCCGGCCGGACGACCTCTTCGTCTTCATTGAATCCAAGGCCCGCGGCGGCCACCTGCGCTACCACACGCACAAGCTGGTTCTGATCTACAGTGCCATGCGCCATTTGGCCGCTGAATGGAAGAAAAGTGGACGAAAGGTCTGCTACCATGCGTTGGGTGAAGGCCCTTCATCGGATTATCTCGGGGCATGGAAAGAAATCCTGGCCCGCCACCACCTGCAGGCCATCCACGTCATGGAGCCATCTGAATGGACCATGGACCAAGCCTTGGCCCCCCTGGCTCGCAAGCTCGGCCTCCCCATCCACCGCATCCCGACCAACCAATTCCTGACCAAAAGGTCGGATTTTGCCGCCTGGGCTGGTGGCAGGAAACACCTGCTCATGGCCGACCACTATCGCCGACAACGCGAACGCCTCGGCATTCTGCTGGACCAGGATGGCGGCCCGGAGGGCGGCAGCTGGAGCTTCGATGCCGACAACCGCGAAACCTTTGGCGCCTTTGACAAATCCGCCCCGCCCGTGCCGCCACTTCCCGCGATACGACCCGACGCCGTCACCCGGACTGTCATGGAACAAGTGGCGGCGCATTTTCCCGGCCACCCCGGCGACCCCGCCACGTTCTGGCTGCCGGTCACGCGCCGGGAATCATTGGCCTGGCTGGATGATTTCATCCAACGACGCCTGTCATCATTCGGTCCTTTCGAGGACACCATGGCCTCGGGACAACCGCATCTCTTCCATTCCGTGCTTACCCCCATGCTCAACACTGGATTGTTAAGGCCAATGGAATGCATCGAACGCGCCGTGGCGGCCTGGCGGAGCGGAAAGGCACCCATCGCTTCGGTGGAGGGCTTTGTCCGTCAAATCGTCGGCTGGCGCGAATTCATCAACGGCGTCTACTGGCTCCACATGCCCGGCTACGCATCCAACAACGCCCTCGAGGCCAGCCGACCCCTGCCCGACTGGCTCGAAAAAGGCCAATCACCCATGAACTGCGTCGGAGAGTGCGTCAACCAGGCCCGGGCAACCGGCTACAACCACCATATCCAGCGCCTGATGGTCCTGGGGAATTTTTTTCTTCTCGGAGGCTACGACCCCCAGGCGGTACTCCGTTGGTACATGGAAATGTATGTCGATGCGTACGACTGGGTCATGCAACCCAACGTCCTCGGGATGGTGCTTTACGCCGACGGCGGCCGCTTCGCGACCAAGCCCTACGCCGCCGGATCCGGTTACATCCAGCGCATGAGTGATTATTGCCGGAATTGTCGTTTCGATCCCAAGCTGCGCAGCGGACCCAAGGCCTGTCCTTTCAATATCCTGTATTGGAACTTTTTCGACCGTCACGAGACCCGTTTCGCCAGCAACCCAAGGGTGGCCATGATCGTGAACACCCTCCGTAAAAAATCCGCCGCAGAACGGAAAGCCATCCGCACCGAAGCCGCCAGCATTCTCAATGGTTGGAACATCACCGAATCAACGCCCGCCGACAGGCTCCAGAAGCTGGACAGGAATCGGAAGAGAACCTAA
- a CDS encoding OsmC family protein — MSEHRATILWVRKDEGFLQSKYSRNHTWAFDGGAHVEATAAPSVIPPPWTDPAFIDPEEAYIAALSSCHMLTFLHVAAKAGFVVDRYEDEAVGAMAKNEKGIPWLKTVTLRPRIAYGGDKAPTPEESGQLHHKAHDFCFIANSVKTEILIEPVA, encoded by the coding sequence ATGTCCGAACACCGCGCCACCATCCTCTGGGTCCGAAAGGACGAGGGCTTCCTCCAATCCAAGTATTCCCGCAACCACACCTGGGCCTTCGACGGGGGCGCGCACGTCGAGGCCACGGCGGCCCCAAGCGTCATCCCCCCGCCCTGGACCGACCCCGCTTTCATCGACCCTGAGGAAGCCTACATCGCCGCCCTATCCAGCTGCCACATGCTCACTTTCCTCCACGTCGCCGCCAAGGCCGGCTTCGTGGTCGACCGTTATGAGGATGAAGCGGTGGGCGCGATGGCCAAAAACGAGAAGGGCATCCCCTGGCTGAAGACGGTGACCCTAAGACCCCGCATCGCTTACGGTGGCGACAAGGCCCCCACTCCGGAGGAGAGCGGGCAGCTCCACCACAAGGCGCACGACTTCTGCTTCATCGCCAACTCGGTCAAAACGGAAATCCTCATCGAACCTGTGGCGTGA
- a CDS encoding YHS domain-containing (seleno)protein, producing MKTKLQSLAAFLLLASSAIAGNAVNVSGASHIAVNGYDTVAFFTDAKAVNGSPFISAEYQGATWFFASEEHKNLFNANPAKYAPQHGGYCSFGVGLGRLFPVDISTWQVREGKLYLNLNQEILKKFNADFAGNVAKADKNWPELAAKNSN from the coding sequence ATGAAAACCAAACTCCAGTCCCTCGCGGCGTTCCTGCTGCTCGCCTCCTCCGCCATTGCTGGCAACGCCGTCAACGTCTCCGGTGCCAGCCACATCGCCGTCAATGGCTATGACACGGTCGCCTTCTTCACCGACGCCAAGGCGGTGAATGGGTCGCCCTTTATCTCGGCTGAATACCAGGGGGCCACCTGGTTCTTTGCCAGTGAAGAACACAAGAATCTCTTCAACGCCAACCCGGCCAAGTACGCCCCCCAGCACGGCGGCTATTGTTCCTTCGGTGTCGGTCTTGGACGCCTCTTCCCGGTCGACATCAGCACCTGGCAGGTGCGTGAGGGAAAGTTGTACCTGAACCTGAACCAGGAAATCCTCAAAAAATTCAACGCCGACTTTGCCGGCAATGTCGCCAAAGCCGACAAGAACTGGCCCGAACTCGCCGCCAAGAACAGCAATTAA
- a CDS encoding sigma-70 family RNA polymerase sigma factor — protein sequence MVENETHWVEALDPSSASHPDAVAELRSIVLQGLRIALRDRKDVSEAQLEDFTQEALLRILDRRLQFSGRSKFTTWAHTIAINTAFTELRRKRWQDVSLDSLTEEGRQMHEPAVMPDHLLGLEDEKIRLLRVLRQAVEHKLSPKQRAAIMGELQGLPFDQIVSLLGTNRNAAYKMLHDARRALKLHLENEGLSSELIRTVFAT from the coding sequence ATGGTCGAAAACGAGACCCACTGGGTGGAGGCCCTCGACCCCTCCTCGGCAAGCCACCCCGACGCTGTGGCCGAACTCAGAAGTATCGTACTCCAAGGGCTTCGCATCGCATTGCGTGACCGGAAGGATGTCAGCGAGGCCCAATTGGAAGACTTCACCCAGGAAGCTCTGCTGCGCATCCTCGACCGCAGGCTCCAGTTTTCCGGCCGGAGCAAATTCACCACCTGGGCCCACACCATCGCCATCAACACGGCCTTCACCGAACTCCGCCGGAAACGCTGGCAGGATGTCTCCCTGGATTCCCTCACAGAGGAGGGCCGTCAGATGCACGAACCCGCCGTCATGCCCGACCACCTCCTCGGCTTGGAGGACGAAAAAATCCGCTTGCTGCGTGTTCTCCGTCAGGCGGTCGAGCACAAGCTCTCGCCAAAACAACGGGCGGCAATCATGGGTGAATTGCAGGGCCTGCCCTTCGACCAGATCGTTAGTCTCCTGGGCACGAACCGCAACGCCGCCTACAAAATGCTTCACGATGCCAGGCGCGCATTGAAACTGCACTTGGAGAATGAAGGACTGTCCTCCGAACTCATCCGAACCGTCTTCGCCACATGA
- a CDS encoding sugar phosphate nucleotidyltransferase: MNPAHFFIMAGGSGERFWPLSRQLRPKQILPLLDQGTLLELAIQRTLPLAGPGQLTLLANTQLGDTLRTSLPQDATVNLVLEPAKRDTAPAAALATAIAYHSGPESVAVLLPADPWIGDDALYRADLELAVRLARDHDALVTLGIPPTFAATGFGYLELGDFLPETGDRARRVVRFVEKPDTARAQSYLTSGRHAWNAGIFAWRASVFLREAERLVPELAAFIKAYPGPAGSEAYLAEHFSGLPKISVDYAIMEKAASVLSVAASFPWDDIGSWPALAGHFPVDAAGNAHRGVLAAHAARNNLVYSPHKPVALCGVEDLVVVDTPDALLVCHRSQAQEIKKLLPLLPPGLH, translated from the coding sequence GTGAACCCGGCCCATTTTTTCATCATGGCGGGAGGCAGCGGCGAACGATTCTGGCCGCTCAGCCGCCAACTCCGCCCGAAGCAAATCCTCCCCCTGCTGGACCAGGGCACCCTGCTTGAACTGGCCATCCAACGCACCCTGCCCCTGGCCGGACCGGGGCAGCTCACCCTCCTGGCCAACACCCAGCTTGGCGACACCCTCCGCACCTCGCTCCCCCAGGACGCCACGGTCAATCTGGTGCTGGAGCCGGCCAAGCGCGACACCGCCCCCGCCGCCGCTTTGGCCACCGCCATCGCCTATCACTCCGGTCCCGAATCCGTGGCCGTGCTCCTGCCCGCCGACCCTTGGATCGGTGACGACGCCCTCTACCGCGCCGACCTGGAACTGGCGGTGCGCTTGGCCCGCGATCACGACGCGCTTGTCACCCTGGGCATTCCCCCGACTTTTGCCGCCACCGGTTTCGGTTACCTGGAGTTGGGCGATTTCCTTCCGGAAACCGGTGACCGGGCGCGCCGGGTGGTGCGATTCGTGGAAAAGCCCGACACGGCCCGGGCCCAAAGCTACCTCACGTCCGGCCGCCACGCCTGGAACGCAGGGATCTTCGCCTGGCGGGCCTCGGTTTTTCTGCGGGAGGCGGAACGCCTGGTTCCGGAACTGGCCGCCTTCATCAAAGCCTATCCGGGTCCCGCGGGCTCCGAGGCCTACTTGGCGGAGCATTTCAGCGGCCTGCCCAAGATCTCGGTCGATTACGCCATCATGGAAAAGGCCGCCTCGGTCCTCTCCGTGGCCGCCTCCTTCCCTTGGGACGACATCGGTTCCTGGCCCGCCTTGGCCGGTCATTTCCCCGTCGACGCCGCCGGCAATGCCCACCGGGGTGTCCTCGCCGCCCATGCCGCGCGCAACAACCTTGTCTATTCTCCCCACAAGCCTGTGGCGCTTTGCGGCGTGGAGGATCTGGTGGTGGTGGACACACCCGACGCCCTGCTCGTCTGCCATCGCAGCCAGGCCCAGGAAATCAAGAAGCTCCTGCCCCTCCTCCCGCCCGGACTCCATTGA
- a CDS encoding helix-turn-helix domain-containing protein: protein MPGTKDIGRRRKQEKIRRSPCPVACALDLLGDRWTLLVVRDLFLGRSRFKDFLVSPEGIPTNILSDRLARLLEHGVVEQIPAADGTKRLAYRLTRKGKSLAPLLQGLKDWGLKWEKGTRVALQAHPS from the coding sequence ATGCCTGGGACAAAAGATATTGGGAGGAGAAGAAAACAGGAGAAGATCCGCCGTTCACCCTGTCCGGTGGCTTGTGCGCTGGATCTGCTGGGGGACCGCTGGACGCTTTTGGTGGTCCGCGATCTCTTTCTGGGACGTTCCCGCTTCAAGGATTTTCTGGTTTCGCCCGAAGGGATACCGACCAACATCCTCAGCGACCGGCTGGCGCGGTTGCTTGAGCACGGGGTGGTGGAGCAGATTCCGGCAGCAGATGGAACCAAGCGTCTGGCCTACCGTCTGACCCGCAAGGGAAAGTCCCTGGCGCCCCTGTTGCAGGGCTTGAAGGACTGGGGTTTGAAGTGGGAGAAGGGCACCCGGGTCGCACTGCAAGCGCATCCCAGCTGA
- a CDS encoding TerC family protein, which yields MEWLSDPQIWISLTTLTVMEIVLGVDNIIFISILAGKLPPEQQAKARQLGLALALVTRILLLCGISWMARLVSPLFAVMGHDFSGRDLILLGGGLFLMAKSTHEIHDKLEGVDGEKSARVASSFAGVIVQIILLDIVFSLDSVITAVGMTNNLPVMIVAVILAMGVMLLCAGSIGDFVHRHPTIKMLALSFLLLIGVMLVAEGMHQHIPKGYIYFAMAFSVGVEMLNLRLRAKSRPVELNQPYR from the coding sequence ATGGAATGGCTCTCGGACCCGCAGATTTGGATCAGTTTGACGACACTTACCGTGATGGAAATCGTCCTCGGGGTGGACAACATCATTTTCATCAGTATTTTGGCCGGGAAGTTGCCGCCTGAGCAGCAAGCAAAGGCCCGCCAGCTTGGCCTGGCCCTGGCCCTGGTCACACGGATACTCCTGCTTTGCGGGATTTCCTGGATGGCGAGGCTGGTTTCACCGCTCTTTGCGGTCATGGGGCATGATTTTTCGGGACGAGACCTGATCCTGCTCGGTGGAGGACTTTTTTTGATGGCCAAGAGCACCCATGAGATCCACGACAAGCTGGAGGGGGTGGATGGAGAGAAAAGCGCCCGGGTGGCTTCGTCGTTTGCCGGGGTGATCGTGCAAATCATCCTGCTGGATATTGTTTTTTCGCTCGATTCCGTCATCACGGCGGTCGGGATGACCAACAACCTGCCTGTGATGATCGTCGCGGTCATCCTGGCCATGGGGGTGATGCTGCTTTGCGCCGGTTCCATCGGTGATTTTGTCCATCGTCACCCAACCATCAAAATGCTGGCGCTTAGCTTTCTTCTGCTGATTGGTGTCATGCTGGTGGCCGAGGGCATGCACCAACATATTCCCAAGGGTTACATTTACTTTGCCATGGCGTTTTCCGTTGGCGTGGAAATGTTGAACTTGAGGTTGCGGGCCAAATCCCGGCCGGTGGAACTCAACCAGCCCTACCGCTAA